The genomic window CCTCGTCGGCCTTGATCGTGCCCCCCGCATAGGCACTCGGCAGCGTGGTTCCCATTCCAGCCACCAGCGCCGTCACGGCCCCAGCAACTAAAACCTTGCTCCACCGCCTCGCAACATGTTCCTTCATACGCCCTCCCTTGTGAGTATTAAGAAACCACTGCCCACCTGCACTGATATCCAAAAACGTATACATTCAGGAAGTTGGTGGCGAGTATGCCTAAGTACTCGAAAGATAGCAAGAAACATTTCTCTAATTGCTTCCACATGTGACAAATATACATATGTATTTCTGCTTGTCCATGTAAATGCGGAAAGCGGTCGGGCGGAATACTGATGTGGTTGTCACTTGCGCGTTTCGCCATAGCCCGAGCGGATCGCGTGCAGACCGCATCGTCGCTGACTCTTTCTTCAGTTGCCAACTTAGGTGCCTTTCCTCGCCTACGCAGGGTGCACCGCCGTGAAGCGCTGGAAGAACGCGTAACGAGTGTCCTCTGCCTCATCGGCCAGGGCCTTTTGGCGGCCGAAACCTTGGTACAGCGAGGACAGGTTTCAGCGAGGACCAAACGAACCGCCGCTGTAACAGCATAGGCTCGACCTGCCTCAAAGCAATCCTTGTACCCTACGCACTAGGTACGCGACGACTCTACCGTCTGAGAGAAGAGGAGACGGACAGCTGTTGAAATTTATGACAGCACGTAAAAATATTGGAGGAGATAACTTATCGATAAATAAGAGCCAGGCAGAAGAAGTTCATCGCTCTCTGCCTGGCTTTCTCAGTGCTCTGACAAGAGCCTAGCGGTTCGGCTGAGGGGTGTAACGGAGATACGGCTTCACAGTCGTGAAGCCTTTAGGAAACAGTTGTTGCGCTTCCGCATCACCCACTGCGGGTGTAATAATGCAATCTTCACCTTCTTTCCAGTTCGCCGGAGTGGCGACCTTGTACTTCGAGGTCAGTTGCAGCGAATCGATCACTCTCAATAACTCATCGAAGTTCCGGCCGCAGGAAGCGGGGTACGTCAAGGTCAGTTTGACCTTCTTGTCCGGTCCGATAATAAAGACCGACCGCACCGTCATGTTGTCAATGGCATTGGGATGGATCATGTCATACAACGTCGCGACCTTCTTATCCGGATCGGCGATGATAGGGTAGTTCATCGTCGTCTTTTGCGTTTCGTTGATATCGTTGATCCAGCCTTTGTGGGAATCCATCGGATCCACACTGACGGCAATCACTTTTACGCCCCGCTTTTTGAACTCCGGCGAGATTTTTGCCACCGTGCCCAGTTCCGTCGTGCACACCGGGGTATAGTCCTTGGGGTGTGAAAACAAAATCCCCCACCCGTTGCCCAACCATTCGTGAAAATTGATCGTGCCTTCCGTTGTCTCTGCCGTAAAGTTCGGCGCGTCATCGCCCAGCCGTATAGCCATGAGATACCTCCTTGTATCGTGATCACCTACAACAAGATTCAACTATCTTCATACATTACTGTGCCCCAACGGATGAGTTCAAGAGGTCGCAGTGTAAAATGTCAGCCGCCTGACCTCATCGATCGAACAGCAGTGATCGGGAAAGCTATTCCGCCCACCAGCCTTGGTTGCTGACGGTTGACGCGTGGTCCTCGACACTGGGCTTACTCGACTCAAGTTTCTCGATAGCCTTGCCGATATGATTCACGAGAACCTGCATAAAAGGAGTCGAACATGGACGGCATGGACACGGCGCGCGCAAAGCTCCATATCTCAAAAGATCCGATGTACCTCATGCTGCGCGAAGGCTGTATCAAGGAGTTCAACGTCAAGAAGGCGGCCGGAGACAAATGCGAGCTCCGAGGCTGCGATCTGCGCGGCCTTGACCTTCGAGGCTTGGATGCGGATGGGCTGGATTTCAGCGACTGCTATTTTCGACAGTCCGATTTGCGCGGAGTCGATTTCAGCAAGGCCACTATGGACGGAGCCAGCATCAACGCCTGTAAGATCTCAGGGGTCCTCTTCCCCCCAGAACTCAGCGCGTCGGAAATTGAACTCTCCCTCTTACATGGAACCCGCATGCGGTACGGAACGAAGTAACACCAGTTCCAAGTTTTTCATTCGAAGTTTCAAGTCATGCATAAACCGAAGACCTCAACGTGAAACATGAAACTTGAAACCGTGGTCCGATTCGCTTCACGAACGACACGGCTTATAAACCGGCGGACAAGGACAACTGCGTCCGCACCTTCTCATGACCAGACTCAGCCGAACCCGTATCGAGAAGCGCAACTCGTTCCTCTGTGAGCTTCCCCCCCTCCAAGAGATGGCTACGGATCGCCTCAGCACGCCGGCGGGCGAGCTCCTCTAATTCGCTCGGAGAAATTTGGATGGCCGCCGCGAGTTTTCGTTTCATGCCTTCCACGGTCGGCTGGGCAGGTTCCGCCGATGCCACCGACGGATCAGGCGCAGGAAGTTTCGCATACAGTTTTTCCACCAACCGCTGCTCCTCTTTCGGCGACAACTCTTCCTGGTCCGGCTTCTTCTCGCCGCTCATCTCGAACAGCTGAGCTCGAAGTTTCATCGTTTGAAGCACCGCCACATCACGCGTTGCATCGGTGGTTCCCCTGATGTCAAGTCGGAGTCCCGCCCGCTCATCCAACGCCTTCTCCAATGCCTCGAGCTTCGTCAGTTCAGTATCAGCCAGCAAGGCGCTCCCTGGTTGGAATTCGATAAATTGAAGATCTTCCTCGCTCCCGCCTCCTGGCACGAGCTTCCCCATCAATGCAAACGGCGAGGCCACGACTTTTCCAAGCAGATTGAGCAGCGTCGAAATGACCACCTTGCCGTACTTGAAGTCCGGGTCATTCAGATTGCCCCGAATCGGCATGTCGACCTCGATCACACCTTTACGATCCTTCAACAGTCCCACAATAAGC from Candidatus Nitrospira nitrificans includes these protein-coding regions:
- a CDS encoding pentapeptide repeat-containing protein, whose protein sequence is MDGMDTARAKLHISKDPMYLMLREGCIKEFNVKKAAGDKCELRGCDLRGLDLRGLDADGLDFSDCYFRQSDLRGVDFSKATMDGASINACKISGVLFPPELSASEIELSLLHGTRMRYGTK
- a CDS encoding peroxiredoxin, producing MAIRLGDDAPNFTAETTEGTINFHEWLGNGWGILFSHPKDYTPVCTTELGTVAKISPEFKKRGVKVIAVSVDPMDSHKGWINDINETQKTTMNYPIIADPDKKVATLYDMIHPNAIDNMTVRSVFIIGPDKKVKLTLTYPASCGRNFDELLRVIDSLQLTSKYKVATPANWKEGEDCIITPAVGDAEAQQLFPKGFTTVKPYLRYTPQPNR